From the genome of Brevundimonas sp. NIBR11:
ACATGTTGTCGGCGCGGCCGATCTCGGCGCCGTCGAGATGGACGGCGGCGAAGGTGTCGAGCCCGTCGAAGGTGAGTTCGAGCGTCTCGTCGGCGGCGATTTCCGGGGCGACGAAGGTGGTGCGCCACCACCATTCACGGTCGCGGACCCAGGCGGCTGTGGCTTCGTTGCGATCGACGAACGGGTGATCGAGGCGGCCGGCGGCGATCAGGGCCTGATAGACGTCGCCGGGCGCGGAAATGGGCATCCAGCCCTCGCCGGCGTCGGCCGAGCCGGCGCCGGGATCGAAGTCGAGGGTCTGCCAGCGGTCGAGGCGCACGACGCTCACCGGGCCGCCTCCACCTCCTGAATGAATGTCTCGACCGCGGCCTGCGCCTCGTCGCCCGCGCCGATGAAATAGTTGTGGCCGATGTCCTGGAAGGTGACGAGGCGGGCGTTCGGCAGCATCTGCGACAGCTTCACCCCGGCCTCGTAAGGGACGGCGAGGTCCTGTGTGCCGTGCAGGACGAGGGCCGGCAGGGTCACCGCCGCCACCTCTTCCGGCGTGACCGAATAGTCGATGATGGCGTGGCTCTGGGCGATGACGCCGCGCATGGAGAAGGGGTCCTTGGCGAGCACGGCCTGGTCGCGCGCGATCCGGTCATCGGGGGCGGCGTCGCCGTAGCCGCTCTTGAACTTCTTGGACGCCAGACCCTTGAGAAGCGGCATGAGGCGATAAAGGACGCTGATCAGCCATTTTCGACGCGGCGGAATGTCGGGCGTTTTGGCCATGGTGCAGCCGAGGATGAGCGAGCGGGCGCGTTCCGGATAGCGGATGCCGAACTCCAGGCAGATGCCGCCGCCCATCGAGACGCCGTACACGTGGGCGCTGTCGACCTCGGCCGCGTCGAGCACGGCCAGGGCGTCCGCCGTCATCTCCTCGACGGACGTCCTCGCACGCGACTCGCTCTGTCCCGTGCCCTGATTGTCGAACCAGATCAGGCGGTAGCGATCGGCCATCGCCTCCTTCAGCGGATACCACATCTCGGCGGAGAACCGGTGGCCCATGATGAGCAGGATGGGGACGCCGGAGCCGCTCTGGTCCCAATGGATGCGCGTGCCGTTGCTGATGATGGAGGGCATTCGGTTGTCCTTCCCGAGGCGCCGGAGCGCGTGTTTCCTCCGGCGCTCTGCGACGCCGTGATGCCTCTGCATCCCATCGAAGGACCTTCGATGTCAACATTCACTCGCAAGTGAATGAGTGTTGACGAGCTTCGAAATCGGTGATCATTCTCCCGCTCATGGCGACGCGAGATCGTCAGGGAAACGCAATCACCGAGGGAGGCTACCCATGGCTGGAAAGCTCTGGCTCACGACATCCGCCGCCGTCCTGCTGTGGGCCGGGGCCGCGCACGCACAGACCGCTCCGTCCACGAACGATCAAGCCAGCACGCTGGATGAAGTCGTCGTCACAGCCGAGCGCCGCACGTCCAACCTGCAGACGACCGCTGTCGCCGCGACCGTGCTGAGCGGCGAGGAGCTGCAGAACAAGGGCGTGACGAACATCGAGAGCCTGCAGTTCTCGGCGCCGTCGCTGACGGTTCAGAACTCGGGTCAGGGCAACAGCTTCAACATCCGCGGCATCGGCAAGACCGAGAACTCCTCCTCGGTCGGCGTGGGCGTGATCACCTATCGCGACGGCGTCGCGGTCTTCCCCGCCTATTTCCAGAACGAGCCCTTCTACGACATCCAGTCGGCGGAAATCCTGCGCGGACCGCAGGGCACCTTCGCCGGTCAGAACGCCACCGGCGGCGCCCTGTTCATCACCGAGCGAAACCCGGACTTCAACGGCATCGGCGGCTTCATCACCGGCCAGTACGGCAACTACAACGACCTGCGCCTGACGGGCGCCGTCAACCTGCCGGTTTCCGATACGCTGGCCGTGCGCCTGGCCTTCGACAAGGAAAACCGCGACAGCTTCTACACCGTCATCCAGGGCACGCCGTCGCGCGGCGAACCGGGCGTGAAGGACACCAGCAGCGCCCGTTTGAGCGTGCTGTGGCAGCCGAACGACCAGGCCCGCGTCCTGTTCAAGACCGACTACAACCTGATCGACCTGGGCGGCTATCCGAACACGCCGCTGACGGCGACGGACGGCCTGTTCAACATCCGCACCAACGGTCCCTTCGAGGCCGTCGACGAGACGCAACGCCACGTGCTGAACGCCAGCTATA
Proteins encoded in this window:
- a CDS encoding alpha/beta hydrolase; amino-acid sequence: MPSIISNGTRIHWDQSGSGVPILLIMGHRFSAEMWYPLKEAMADRYRLIWFDNQGTGQSESRARTSVEEMTADALAVLDAAEVDSAHVYGVSMGGGICLEFGIRYPERARSLILGCTMAKTPDIPPRRKWLISVLYRLMPLLKGLASKKFKSGYGDAAPDDRIARDQAVLAKDPFSMRGVIAQSHAIIDYSVTPEEVAAVTLPALVLHGTQDLAVPYEAGVKLSQMLPNARLVTFQDIGHNYFIGAGDEAQAAVETFIQEVEAAR